In Bacteroidota bacterium, a single window of DNA contains:
- a CDS encoding glycosyltransferase family 4 protein, with the protein MRKVLVIAYYFPPMGLSGVQRTLKLVKYFPKFQWMPTVLTVTSTGYFAKDESLLKEIVPLGIEVVRTNSFDPNRLFRKQEVVKMPAERTRKILSRISDSIFIPDNKVGWRGPALKRASELLRKEKFDAIFATAPPQTDFLIGKALKEKFRLPLMIDYRDSWVDYPFKFYLTPLHKYINYRMEKGVLHVADAIIVASRRTKELLLRRYKSLTYNDVQIISQGFDPEDMKVGPSVKLPRVDKMRITYSGVFYEDRTPEYFLEALHLVYKNNAKLRGRIEACFIGAFRDEHVKIINRLGLQNSVNVLGYLDHAECVRYLLASDVLWLMMGDDKSSPGKIFEYIGAKKKILACVPQGMMRSVIEEAGGICVEPRDVGAIAESIVKLYEQYERRQLRGPRPEIVEKYNRVTLAGEVARTLSALTD; encoded by the coding sequence ATGCGTAAGGTTCTTGTCATTGCGTACTATTTTCCTCCGATGGGATTGAGCGGCGTCCAGCGCACGCTGAAGCTCGTCAAGTATTTTCCGAAATTTCAATGGATGCCGACGGTCTTGACGGTCACGTCGACCGGATACTTTGCGAAAGACGAATCGCTGCTCAAAGAGATCGTCCCGCTCGGGATCGAGGTTGTCCGGACCAATTCGTTCGACCCGAACCGCCTCTTCCGGAAACAGGAGGTCGTCAAAATGCCGGCGGAACGGACTCGGAAAATACTCAGCCGCATCAGCGATTCGATATTTATCCCGGATAATAAGGTCGGATGGAGGGGCCCGGCGTTGAAAAGAGCGTCGGAGCTTCTTCGGAAGGAAAAATTCGACGCGATTTTTGCCACCGCACCCCCCCAGACTGATTTCCTCATCGGCAAAGCGTTGAAGGAAAAATTCCGCCTGCCGCTGATGATCGACTACCGCGATTCGTGGGTCGATTATCCGTTCAAGTTTTATTTGACGCCGCTCCACAAGTATATCAATTACCGGATGGAGAAAGGGGTGCTCCATGTTGCCGACGCCATCATAGTCGCAAGCCGGCGGACCAAAGAACTTCTCCTTCGCCGCTATAAATCCCTGACGTACAACGATGTCCAGATCATCTCTCAGGGGTTCGACCCCGAAGATATGAAGGTAGGGCCGTCGGTGAAGCTTCCGCGTGTCGATAAAATGCGCATCACCTACTCGGGGGTCTTCTACGAAGACCGGACGCCCGAGTACTTCCTCGAGGCGCTCCATCTTGTCTATAAGAACAACGCGAAGCTTCGGGGCAGAATAGAAGCCTGCTTCATCGGCGCGTTCCGCGACGAACATGTGAAAATCATCAACCGGCTGGGGCTGCAGAACTCCGTCAACGTGCTCGGCTACCTCGACCATGCCGAGTGCGTCCGGTACCTGCTCGCTTCCGATGTTCTCTGGCTGATGATGGGAGACGATAAGAGTTCGCCGGGGAAAATTTTCGAGTACATCGGCGCGAAGAAAAAGATCCTCGCATGCGTTCCGCAGGGAATGATGCGTTCGGTCATCGAGGAAGCGGGAGGCATTTGCGTCGAGCCGCGTGACGTGGGGGCCATCGCCGAATCGATCGTCAAGCTCTACGAACAGTACGAGCGCCGGCAGCTGCGCGGTCCGCGCCCGGAAATTGTCGAGAAATACAACCGCGTCACGCTCGCGGGCGAAGTTGCGAGAACATTGTCAGCATTGACCGATTGA
- the purD gene encoding phosphoribosylamine--glycine ligase: MNVLVIGSGGREHAFVWKLKQSPKVQLLYCAPGNAGIGSIAETVKISADDIDGLFQFAKRKKIDLTVVGPEIPLVKGIVDLFEKNGMRIFGPSKYAAQLEGSKVFAKNFMKKYGVPTAAYSTFARSQHAEAQQFIMKHPAPLVLKADGLAAGKGAVVCHSTGEALNTLQDFFEKNIFGDSGSNVVVEEFMKGEEASVFVLTDGTDYKLLQPAQDHKQILDGDKGKNTGGMGAYAPAPIVSQTILRRVEREIIKPTLNGMRSDGKPYKGCLYVGLMMTAAGPKVVEFNCRLGDPEAQAVLPLLETDLYDLLFACSAGTLRTIDLRHHAASAVCVVMASRGYPDSYETGKPITGLDSIRPESGVVVFHAGTKNENGKIVSSGGRVLGVTAIGYGDDLEGTIGSAYTAVKNISFDGAYYRSDIGRKGLKN, translated from the coding sequence ATGAACGTTCTCGTCATAGGATCCGGCGGACGCGAACACGCCTTCGTCTGGAAATTGAAACAGAGTCCGAAAGTGCAGTTGCTGTACTGCGCTCCCGGCAACGCCGGCATCGGGTCCATCGCGGAAACGGTGAAGATCAGCGCCGACGACATCGACGGATTGTTCCAATTTGCAAAAAGGAAGAAGATCGACCTCACCGTGGTCGGCCCCGAGATCCCTCTTGTCAAAGGGATCGTCGATCTGTTCGAAAAAAACGGCATGCGCATCTTCGGTCCATCGAAGTACGCCGCGCAGCTTGAAGGAAGCAAGGTCTTCGCCAAGAATTTCATGAAGAAATACGGCGTACCGACCGCTGCGTATTCGACGTTCGCCCGTTCGCAGCATGCAGAAGCTCAGCAGTTCATCATGAAGCACCCCGCGCCTTTGGTGCTCAAGGCAGATGGCCTGGCCGCCGGAAAGGGAGCCGTCGTCTGCCACTCGACAGGCGAGGCGCTCAACACGCTCCAGGATTTTTTTGAAAAGAATATTTTCGGCGATTCGGGGAGCAATGTTGTCGTCGAAGAGTTTATGAAGGGAGAAGAAGCTTCCGTTTTTGTGCTGACCGATGGGACGGACTATAAGCTGCTGCAGCCGGCCCAGGATCATAAGCAAATCCTTGACGGCGATAAGGGGAAGAATACCGGGGGGATGGGAGCCTACGCGCCGGCACCGATCGTCTCCCAGACCATTCTTCGAAGAGTTGAAAGGGAAATCATCAAGCCGACGCTGAACGGCATGCGTTCCGACGGGAAGCCGTACAAGGGCTGTCTCTACGTGGGGTTGATGATGACTGCCGCCGGCCCCAAGGTCGTCGAATTCAACTGCAGACTCGGTGACCCGGAGGCGCAAGCAGTGCTTCCGCTCCTGGAGACCGATTTGTATGACCTGTTGTTCGCTTGCTCTGCTGGAACTCTCCGGACGATCGATCTCCGCCACCACGCCGCTTCGGCAGTGTGTGTCGTCATGGCGTCGAGAGGGTATCCTGATTCCTATGAAACGGGGAAACCGATAACCGGCCTCGATTCGATCCGGCCGGAGAGCGGAGTTGTTGTCTTTCATGCAGGGACGAAGAATGAAAACGGCAAGATTGTTTCGTCGGGGGGACGCGTGCTTGGAGTCACTGCGATCGGTTATGGGGACGACCTCGAAGGGACCATCGGCTCGGCATACACCGCAGTGAAGAATATTTCGTTCGACGGCGCGTACTACCGAAGCGATATCGGACGGAAGGGTTTGAAGAACTAA
- a CDS encoding aminopeptidase P family protein, with the protein MFDYQERIRLLRDALEKNRCDAFMTSFMPHLRYLTGFSGSNGLCVVTRSKVFFLTDFRYKEQIQNEVTCSRSFITSGELIEKGADEKLLEGCKRVGIEKDYLSYGHHEDMRKYFPRVRLVPTSEIVESVASVKAQPEISLIKKAVAITDEVFDQILRMIKPGISELDVSAEISYLHKKLGAEKDSFEPIVVSGRRSSLPHGRPSSKRIQRGELVTLDLGCFYSGYCSDLTRTIAVGKPSGEARKVYAVVLDAQQKGIDSARSGLAAKALDGISRGSIRKEGYGKYFGHGLGHGIGMQIHEFPRLSPRSAHTLRAGNVVTVEPGIYLPGKFGVRIEDDIVVRNGGCDVLTKSPKSLIVV; encoded by the coding sequence ATGTTCGATTACCAAGAGAGAATCAGGCTGCTGAGAGATGCGTTGGAGAAAAATCGCTGCGACGCATTCATGACTTCGTTCATGCCGCATCTTCGCTACCTGACGGGATTCTCCGGGTCGAACGGTCTCTGCGTTGTCACCCGGAGCAAGGTTTTTTTTCTTACCGATTTCCGTTACAAGGAGCAGATACAGAACGAGGTCACCTGCTCCCGTTCGTTCATTACCAGCGGCGAGCTGATCGAGAAAGGGGCCGATGAAAAGCTCCTCGAGGGATGCAAACGGGTTGGCATCGAAAAAGATTATCTCTCGTACGGACACCATGAAGACATGAGAAAGTATTTTCCTCGAGTCCGGCTTGTCCCGACCTCCGAGATCGTCGAATCGGTTGCATCGGTGAAGGCGCAGCCCGAAATTTCGCTTATCAAAAAAGCCGTTGCGATCACCGACGAGGTCTTTGACCAGATTCTCAGGATGATCAAGCCGGGGATTTCCGAATTGGATGTTTCCGCAGAGATCTCTTATCTCCATAAAAAATTAGGCGCTGAGAAGGATTCATTCGAGCCGATCGTGGTGAGCGGCCGCCGCAGCTCTCTTCCTCATGGCCGTCCTTCTTCGAAGAGAATTCAACGCGGGGAATTGGTTACGCTCGACCTCGGCTGCTTTTACAGCGGATATTGCAGCGACCTCACTCGGACCATCGCTGTGGGGAAGCCTTCCGGCGAAGCGCGAAAAGTGTATGCGGTCGTTTTGGATGCTCAGCAAAAAGGGATAGATTCGGCCCGCAGCGGACTTGCCGCAAAGGCGCTGGATGGGATATCACGCGGCTCTATCCGCAAGGAAGGATATGGAAAATACTTTGGGCACGGACTCGGCCACGGCATCGGCATGCAAATACACGAGTTTCCGCGCCTTTCTCCTCGAAGCGCGCATACCCTGAGGGCGGGCAACGTCGTTACTGTCGAACCGGGGATCTATCTGCCGGGAAAATTTGGCGTACGGATCGAGGATGATATTGTCGTCCGCAACGGTGGTTGCGACGTGCTGACGAAATCGCCGAAGTCGCTGATCGTTGTATAG
- a CDS encoding NAD-dependent epimerase/dehydratase family protein yields MNILLTGGAGFIGSNIADAYLEAGHNVVVVDDLSTGNIGNVNPRAKLSRLDIRSPEIENLFKETKFDVINHHAAQMDVRRSVADPKFDASVNVLGMLNVLEFGLKYGVKKVVFSSTGGAIYGEQDYFPADEQHPLRPLSPYGITKLATEKYLYYYQAVHGIQHVILRYANIYGPRQNPHGEAGVIAIFADKMLRGGTPVINGDGKQTRDYVYVSDVVKANLLALSPSSSGIFNIGTGIENDVNTLFRFIKKFSGAACEERHGEAKIGEQLRSVIDHSKAKKVLGWEPTVALEDGLKKTVEFFKEKLKKG; encoded by the coding sequence ATGAATATCCTTTTGACCGGAGGGGCCGGGTTTATCGGTTCGAACATCGCCGACGCGTATCTCGAAGCGGGGCACAATGTCGTCGTCGTCGATGATCTGTCGACCGGCAACATCGGAAATGTCAACCCTAGAGCGAAATTGTCCAGGCTCGACATTCGAAGTCCGGAAATTGAAAACCTCTTTAAAGAGACGAAGTTTGACGTGATCAATCACCATGCCGCCCAAATGGATGTGCGGAGATCCGTCGCCGACCCGAAGTTCGACGCTTCCGTGAACGTCCTCGGCATGCTGAATGTCCTCGAGTTTGGACTAAAATACGGTGTGAAAAAAGTAGTCTTTTCATCCACCGGCGGAGCGATCTACGGAGAACAAGATTATTTTCCGGCCGACGAGCAGCATCCGCTCCGCCCACTTTCTCCGTACGGCATTACAAAACTTGCCACGGAAAAATATCTTTATTATTACCAGGCAGTGCATGGAATTCAGCACGTGATCCTGCGGTACGCGAATATTTACGGGCCGAGACAAAATCCCCACGGCGAGGCGGGCGTCATCGCGATCTTTGCGGACAAAATGCTTCGCGGCGGAACGCCGGTCATCAACGGAGACGGCAAGCAAACGCGCGACTATGTCTACGTGAGCGATGTTGTGAAAGCAAACCTGCTCGCATTATCTCCTTCATCCTCCGGCATCTTTAATATCGGCACCGGCATCGAAAACGATGTTAATACGCTCTTCCGCTTCATTAAGAAATTCAGCGGTGCGGCCTGCGAAGAGCGGCACGGCGAAGCCAAGATCGGCGAGCAGCTTCGAAGCGTGATCGACCATTCCAAAGCAAAGAAAGTTCTTGGCTGGGAGCCGACCGTCGCTCTCGAAGACGGCCTGAAGAAAACGGTGGAGTTTTTCAAGGAGAAGCTGAAAAAAGGGTGA